In Bermanella sp. WJH001, the genomic stretch CTATCGTTTTTAGCCGACATTGCGAGCCACCCTCCGCTTAATATTTGCTTGAACTACAAAGTGGTCAATTAATGGTGCAAATAAATTTGCAAACAATATTGCCAACATCATGCCTTCTGGGAACGCTGGGTTAATAACACGAATCAGCACAACCATCACACCAATCAAAGCACCGAAGAAATACTTACCCGTATTAGTCATGGAAGCAGAAACGGGATCTGTCGCCATAAATATCATACCGAAAGCAAAACCACCGATGGCTAAATGCCAATACCAAGGCATTGCAAACATTGTATTTGTATCGGAACCAATGAAATTGAAAAGTGTTGATAAGGCAACCATACCGATCATCACACCAGCAACAATTCTCCAAGAAGCGATACCCATGACGAGAAGCACAGCACCGCCAATTAAAATAGCAATGGTACTGGTTTCACCGATAGAGCCTTGAATCGTGCCAGCAAATGCATCAAACCAAGTTACACCTGACGCAACTACAGCATCAATACCACCAGTTGAAGCCAAACCTAACGGTGTTGCACCTGAGAAGCCATCCACTGCTGTCCATACGGCATCACCTGAAATTTGCGCAGGATAAGCAAAGAACAAAAATGCACGACCAGTTAGTGCAGGGTTTAAAAAGTTTTTACCTGTACCACCAAAAATTTCTTTGCCGATCACCACACCAAAGCTGATACCAAGTGCAACCTGCCATAATGGAATGTTAGGCGGACAAATTAATGCAAAAAGAATAGAGGTTACAAAGAAACCTTCGTTCACTTCATGACCACGAATCGTGGCAAAAAGTACTTCCCAGAAACCACCAACAATAAATGTCACAGCATAAATAGGAAGGAAATAAGTCGCACCAAAAATTAAGTTATCCCAGATGCTATTGGCATCGTAACCAGCCAACATCGAAATAACCGCACCGCGCCACCCTTCAATTTCAGCTACGCCCATGCCATCTAGTGCATTATTAGCTTGGAAGCCAATATTCCACATACCAAAAAACATGGCAGGGAAACAGCACAACCAAACCGTGATCATAATACGCTTAAGGTCAATACCATCGCGTACGTGAGAGGTATTATTCGTCACCGAAGGGGGTGAGTATAAACCTGTATCGATCGCCTCATAAAGAGGATACATCTTCTCGAATTTGCCGCCTTTCGTAAAATGCGGTTCGAGGCTTTCTATAAATGATTTCAAGCCCATAATTATGCCTCTTTCTCAATACGCTCAAGGTTACCGCGTAAAATTGGACCGTACTCGTATTTACCTGAACAAACATAAGTACAAAGCGCTAAGTCTTCTTCATCCAGCTCAAGTGCACCTAAGCTAATAGCAGAATCCATATCTTCTACAATTAATGCTCGCAACAACTGAGTTGGTAGAATATCCAACGGCATAATTTTCTCGTACGCACCTACAGGTACCATCGCACGCTCACTACCGTTGGTAGAGGTAGTAAAGTTCAATAGCTTTTTAGGTAACAACTTAGATAAATAAATGTTCTTCACTGAATGACGGTCAATACCCGCACGCAAATAGTGAAGCAGGTAACGTTCACGGCCTTCGGCTAATACCGATACTTGATTAGCAAATCGACCAAGATAAGCAGTAGGACCAACTGCCGTGCGACCACCGAATACAGAACCCGAAATAACACGGTTCTCGCCGGCATTTAATTCGTTCGCTAAAAGCTCAGTTAAACACGCACCGACTCGAGTACGAATTAAACGAGGTTTAGACACTTGCGGACCCGCTAAAGAAATCACACGATCTGTGTTGATTTTGCCTTCGGTAAACAACTGGCCAATTGCGATAACATCTTGATAGCCCACATGCCAAACGGTTTTTGTCGCGCTAACAGGATCAAGATGATGAATATGTGTGCCTACTAAGCCAGCTGGGTGTGGACCTTTAACATCCACTACTTGTGCCTTACCAACCGGAATACTGGCTGCTGGTGATTTCGTTACAAACACCTTTTTACTTAAGCAAGATAAAACAGCTAGACCATTAGCAAATGCTTCTTTCTGCTCGGCAATAACAATAGCCGGATCCGCTGCAAGTGGGTTTGTATCTAGCGTAGATACAAAAATTGAACTTACGTCACTTTCAGGAGCAGGTGCTTTTGAAAATGGACGTGTACGAATAGCAGTCCACAAGCCAGACTCAATTAGCTGAGACTCCACTTGTTGGCGCGTTAATGAAGATAGCTCACTGGCACTGAAGTGGCTATAAGTCACTTCTTCATTGCCTTCAACCTCAATCACAAGCGACTCAAATACTCGACGCTTGCCACGGTTGATTTCAACAACCGTACCTGAAGCAGGAGCCGTGTATTGAACCCCTTCGTTTTTCTTATCAGTAAAGAGCAACTGCCCTTTTTTGACCTTATCACCCACCTGCACAAGCATGGTAGGTTTCATACCCACATAGTCAAAACCCACCAATGCGACCCTAGAGACATCATTACCTTTGGTAATGGTTTGCTCCGGTTGCCCAGCAATTGGCAGGTCAAGACCTTTCTTGATGTTAATCATATGCCTTGCCTAATCACAGTTTCAAAAGAAATCTTTGCGTTTGCGCCGCATGGCGCTGCTTTTTTGCTTATTATTCAAACAGTTATGAGCAGAGTAAACGCTCTATTTCAACTGCTTGCTAGTATAATCATCGAATAACAAGGTGACTAGCTATAACTAAGCAATATTCTCAAAGCAATTGGGAATAAGTATAGCCAGAGTCATCTAGAATGCGTATTTTTTGATCATACAAAAAAGCCGCTGTCTTGCAGCGGCTCTTTTCATTACTTACTTAACGAGTGGGTAAGCTGGGTAATCAACACCGCATAGTTGTTCTGCGATGCGCACTACCTGGCAGCTATAACCATATTCGTTATCGTACCAAACATAAACGTTTACACGGTTGCCGCTTACGATTGTCGCTTCACCATCTACGATACCCGCACAACGGTTACCAACAAAGTCACTTGAAACCACTTCTGGGCTCGCAACGTAATCGATTTGCTTTTGTAATGGAGAATGCAAAGAGGTATCACGTAAAAATGCATTAAGATCTTCACGAGACACTTCTTTATTAAGCGTCAAAGATAAAATAGCCATTGAAACATTTGGTGTTGGAACACGAATCGCGTTACCCGTCAGCTTACCTTTTAGTTCAGGTAATGCTTTAGCAACTGCGCTCGCAGCACCCGTTTCTGTAATAACCATGTTCAGTGCTGCTGCACGACCACGACGATCACCACTATGGTAGTTATCAATCAAGTTTTGGTCATTTGTATAAGAGTGAACTGTTTCAACGTGACCACACTCAACACCATACTGATCATTAAGGGCTTTAAGAACAGGTGTAATCGCATTCGTGGTACAAGAAGCGGCAGACAAAATAGTGTCTTCTGCTTTCATATCAGCGTGGTTTACGCCGTAAACGATGTTTTTAATGTCACCTTTACCCGGTGCAGTTAAAAGCACACGAGAAATACCGTTACACGCAGCATGCTGACCAAGGCCATCCGCATCACGCCAAACACCCGTATTATCAATCAATAACGCATCTTTAATACCGTACTGAGTGTAATCAATCTCAGTTGGGTTTCCGGCATAAATAATATTGATGTAAGTACCGTTTACGATCAATGCACTGTTTTCTTCGTCTACTTGGATCGTGCCTTTGAAAGAGCCATGAATAGAGTCACGACGTAGCAAACTTGCACGCTTAACCAGGTCATCACCCTTACCTTTACGCACAACAATGGCACGTAAACGCATGCCAGTACCACCACCGGCTTTCTCAACCATGATGCGAGCAAGCAAACGACCAATACGTCCAAAACCGTATAGAACAACGTCTTTACCTTCAGCATCGGTCATTTCTTGTGCTGTCAGTTCAATTAGCTGGGCTTTAACAAAATCTTCTAAAGACGCGCCATTACCTTCTTTACGGAAGTTAACCGCCATTTTACCAATATCGATATGGCAAGACTTAACGCCCATCTCTTTCAAGATAGTAATAACTGGGTAAGTTTCTTGAACAGAAAGCTCTTCTTTTTCCACCTGACGAACAAAACGGTGAGCTTTTAAGATATCAATCACAGAACGATTGATAATTGGACGGCCATACACAGACAACACAACGTTGTTCTTACGGTATAAACCACCGATTAATGGGATCATGGATTCTGCGGTTTCTTCACGCAACGTCCAATCAGACAAGCTGGCTTCACGAACATCTTGACTCACGGATATACCCTCGATACTTAGGCCAAAAAATTGTGCGGTATTATGCCCATAAAGGCCGCTGATCTCAATATTAATAGCATCATTAATCGGCGCCACACCTGACTGCTCATAGTTTAAACAGAGTGTTCAGAGCGAAAAAACATACCCGCCCATAAGTCGAACACCCATATTGCAACAATACAGCTAATCCCAGCAGGCAAACCTTAACAGGCCTCACTGCTTTGAGTACACTACCCTCCTTTTAAACTCTCTAAGGACAGTCATGGCGGCCAACCCTCCATTACCAAGCAAATCTGGTGACATTTTATCTTGGGGTAATATTCAGGGTTCCCATCTAGCCCATGCCATCGCCGATTCTGCTAAGAGTTATACTGGTTTAACAATTGTTGTGGCCAACAACAGCAGCGAAAGCCAGCGGCTCACCGAAGAGATTCGCTACTTTTTCCAAGGTGAAGTTTTCAATCTTCCGGATTGGGAAACCCTTCCTTACGATTATTTTTCGCCACACCAAGATATAATTAGCGAGCGTTTAAGCACATTAGTTAAATTACCACAGGCAAAGAACAGCATACTGGTAATCCCTGCGCTGTCACTTCAACTGAAGCTTCCACCAGTTAACTACATTTTAGGTCACAGCTTTACCATTAAGGTAAGCCAAACACTTAACCTTGATGAATTAAAACCGCGCTTAATATCGGCAGGCTATCAAGCTGTCGACGGTGTATTTGAACATGGCGAGTTTTGTGTTCGCGGGGCTATTTTAGATATCTTCCCAATGGGGTCTGATCAGCCATTTCGCATTGAGTTATTTGATGATGAAGTTGAAAGTATCCGCTGGTTTAATGCAGAAACCCAGCGCTCTACAGAAACCACCCAAAGCATTGAACTCTTGCCTGCTAAAGAGGTACCTCTAGACAAAAGCGGAATACGTACATTTAAACAACGCTGGTTTGATTTTTTTGAGTGTGACCCAAAAGAGTCCCCTCTGTACATTGATGTAACAAAACAAATTGCGCCAGGTGGTATCGAATATTACTTGCCACTTTTTTTTGAAGAAACCGCCACCATATTTGACTATTTGCCTTTAGATTGCCAACTGGTTTTCAATCAAGATTTAGAAAAAAGCTTACAACATAATTGGAAAGACATAGAACATCGCTATGAAGAGCGACGTCATGATATTCGACATCCTGTACTGCCCCCCAATGAAATTTATTTAAATGATAACCAAACCTTTGCACAATTTAAGCACTATGGCCGTATAAAAACATTCCAAGAAAACATTAAAGAACAAACAGGCCATTATAATTTTTCTCCACCGCAACTGCCGTCTCTTCAGGTCAATCATAAACAAGACAATCCATTAGAAGCCCTTGAAAACTTCTTAATGGAAAACAATGAAACCGTTGTGTTTTGTGTAGAAAGTGCCGGTCGCCGTGAGGCGCTATTAGAGTTACTTGAGCGCATTAACATCAGCCCTCAGGTCATCGATTCATGGTTCGATCTAAACGAACACGAATTTGAGTTTGCCATTACCACCGCCCCCATTGAAGACAGCTTTTTCAGCCAAACCCTTAACGCATGGCTAATCAGCGAGAATGCATTATTTGGTGAGCGTATTCGCCAAAGCCGACGCCAAAAACAAGAAAAAGATCAAAGTGAAAATGTCATTCGCAACCTAACCGAGCTCACAATGGGCGCAGCCGTGGTGCACATTGATCATGGGGTTGGTCGCTACAGAGGCATGCAAACCATAGAAGTTGATGGTGACGCCACTGAATTTGTCATGCTCGAATACGCCGACCAAGCCAAACTTTACGTACCCGTTTCGTCCTTGCACTTAATCAGTCGTTACAGCGGTGCTGATACCGACATGGCTCCCATGCATAAACTGGGAACCGAAAAATGGTCCGCACAACGTCGCAAGGCACTGGAAAAAATCCGCGATACAGCCGCAGAATTATTAGAAATATACGCCAAACGCGAAGCCAAACCTGGCCATGGATTCAGTTTTCCTCGTGATGATTATGAGATTTTTAAATCTGATTTCCCTTTTGAAGAAACCGTTGACCAAAAAACGGCCATCAATGCCGTAATCACCGATATGATGAAAGCCAATCCGATGGATCGACTCGTGTGTGGTGACGTTGGTTTTGGTAAAACAGAAGTGGCGCTTCGTGCTGCCTTTATTGCTGTACAAAATGGCATGCAAGTGGCCGTTCTCGTGCCAACCACTTTACTTGCACAACAACATTTCGAAACCTTTAGCGACCGCTTTGCTGACTGGCCAATAAAAGTTGAAGGTCTTTCACGCTTTAAAACGGGACAAGCTAAAACCAAATCGCTGCAAATGTTAGAAGATGGCTCTGCTGACATTGTCATTGGTACACATAAATTATTGCAAGGTGATGTGAAATTCAAAAACCTTGGATTACTGATCATTGATGAAGAGCATCGCTTTGGGGTTCAACAAAAAGAAAAGGTAAAAGCTCTGCGCGCAGAGATAGATATCCTCACCATGACCGCAACCCCTATACCAAGAACATTAAATATGGCCATGTCAGGGGTACGAGATTTATCGATTATCGCGACACCTCCTGCTCGCCGATTAGCAGTTAAGACCTTTGTAAAAATTTGGGATGAACACTTAATAAAAGAAGCCGTGCTGCGTGAGATTTTACGCGGTGGGCAAGTTTACTTTTTGCATAATGAAGTCAAAACCATTGATAAAGCCGCCGAAGATTTAGCCAAGCTGATTCCTGAAGCGCGTATCGGAGTCTCCCATGGCCAAATGTCAGAGCGACAACTGGAATCGGTTATGGGTGATTTCTATCACAAACGCTTTAACGTTTTAATGTGTACCACCATCATTGAAACCGGTATTGATATCCCCAATGCAAATACCATTATTATTGAGCGCGCGGATAAGTTTGGTTTAGCTCAATTACATCAACTACGTGGACGAGTGGGCCGAAGCCACCACCAAGCCTATGCCTATTTGCTTGCACCACAAGAAAAGAAAGTTTCTAAAGACGCAGAAAAACGCCTAGACGCCATCACAAATGCGCAAGATTTAGGCGCAGGCTTTATGCTCGCCACGCACGATTTAGAGATTCGTGGCGCTGGTGAGTTGTTAGGTGAAGAACAAAGCGGTCACATCCAAAACGTAGGCTTCAGCTTATATATGGAGCTATTAGACCGAGCCGTCGAAGCCATCAAAGAAGGCCGCGAACTTAGTCTTGATAATCCAACCGAGAATCAAGCGGAAATTAACTTACGCATACCAGCGTTAATCCCTGAGGATTATCTACCCGATGTTCACAATCGCCTGATCTTATACAAACGCATTGCCAATGCGAAAGACAAACATGAACTTAAAGACCTACAGGTTGAAATGATTGACCGCTTTGGCTTACTACCACAGCAGGTGAAATACCTATTCCAAGTCACAGAATTAAAATTCAAACTTGCATCATTAGGCATAGTGAAGTTAGATGCCGGTGATAGCCAAGGGCGCATGGAATTTGGCCCACAAACGTCAATTGACCCATATACAATGGTGCGCATGGTGCAAACCAAGCCCGCCAGCTATAAGCTAGATGGCTCAAATGCGTTTAAATTTATATTTGATATGCCAGACGCACAAACGCGCTTCAGCACCATCAACCATGTATTAGATTTGCTTTCTCAACCAGGTACGCCATGATCATCCGTTTACTCTTGATATTTATCACCATTAGCTCAAGCGCGTTTGCTGAAGACGAGACCCCAGTAAAAGAAGCGCGCTGGTATAAAATCAACCTGACATTGTTTCAGCAAAAGCCAGATAGCCACTTAGATGAATCATTCAAATTCACACCTTTGCCGTTAAATATGGCGGATGTAATTGAACTTAAAAGTGCACGCCCATTGCCTTTGGCTAATTCGGGTATGAACGCTTCACTGGCCTTTCACCATGAAAATGCAAACAATCTAGCCTTTACAGAGCAAACGATTGATCAAGACTGGGCCGATAAAATGTCAAAACTAGACCCAGTTAACCAACCCATTTTATACAACGCCCAATGGCAACAACCGGTTTATGACCAAAAGCACAGCTTACCAATTTACATTGAAAGCTCCATTCAACAGCTTGGCGTTCCTCAGTTGAAAGGTTTATTTTACTTGCACGTGTCTCGTTATTTGCACAGTAAAATTGATTTGCAGTTCATCCCTGAAAACGCCAACACACCAACGCAGCTCATTAGCTTTCAAGAAAGCCGCCGCATGCGCAGTAAAGAGATTCATTACATTGATCACCCTTTAGTAGGCGCGATTATTCGTATTTTGCCAGTTGAACATCCACTTAAACTCAAAGAGCAACAGAACGTCCCTCAAAACAATCAACCTGCTTTAGATTCTGCTCTGAATGTTCGCCTATAAATAAAAAAGCCCCTTGCAGCGTGTCATCTACAAGGGGCTTTTGCTTTGCTCTTTCGCTTTATTTATTCTCTAAAAAACCGGCAATAATAACCTGCACCCTATGCATACCTTGATCTAAAACGTTACGAATATCATCCATGGTAATTAATTCGTCACTTTTACCTGCCGCTTTATTAACCACTAACGATAAACTGGCATAAGCTATATTAAGCTCACGGGCCAAAACCGCCTCTGGCATGCCAGTCATCCCCACCACATCACAACCGTCTTTCTCTAAACGATTAATTTCTGCGATGGTTTCTAATCGAGGGCCCTGTGTAGCTGCATAAACGCCGCCTTTTTGTACATCAATATTTTTTGATTGCGCTGCTTTGTATAATTTTTCAGACAAAACCGGATCATACGGATGCGTAAAATCCACATGATCAAGCGGTTTATAAACACCATCAAAAAACGTATCTTCACGGCCATGGGTATAATCAATTATTTGATCAGGTATGCAAATTGCCTGAGCATCCATCCCTTCAGTAATACCTCCCACAGCATTCACCGCAATAATCTCACTCACACCGGCTTGTTTGAGTGCCAACAGATTTGCTCGATAGTTAACCTTGTGCGGCGGCAACTTATGGGGATGGCCGTGGCGAGCCAAAAACACCACAGGCTGGCCAAATAACTCACCAAAGACCAAAGGAGAACTTGTTTGACCAAGGTCTGTTTCTACATTTTTTTCATGACTAATCGTTAAACCTGGATACTGGGTTAAACCAGTACCACCAATAAGGGCGGTCAGAGGCAAGGTTATATTCATACTTTTTCAAATTTTTCCTGAACATTCACAACAGGCACTTTATTTTCCATGTAAATACTGCGACTTGGAAAGGCTATTTCAGCACCTTGCTCAAGAATGATCTCCCCAACTTTAAACAAAACATCCTGTTTAATGCTGTGAAAGACTTGCCAGTTGGTTGTATGGGTAAAGCAGTAAATAAAGAATTCTAAAGAAGAGTCCGCAAATCGATTAAAGTTAACCATCAGGGTTTGGGACTCATCAATATCCTGATGATTTTTTAACAAGTCTTCAACTTTTTCACAGATAGCACTCACTTGAGAAAAATCGCTATAGCGCACCCCTATGGTTTCATAGATACGACGGTGACTCATTCTTGATGGGTTCTCAATACTCACTTGGGTAAACACTGAATTTGGAACATACAAAGGTCGTTTATCAAATGTACGAATTCGGGTTACACGCCAACCAATATTTTCTACTGTGCCCTCTATGTTGCGATCGGGGCTGCGTACCCAGTCACCCACTGCAAATGGCTTGTCCAAGTAAACCATCAAACCTCCAAAGAAGTTTGCCAGTAAATCCTTAGAGGCAAATGCTACCGCTGCACCACCTACGCCACCAAACGCAATAATACCGCTTACAGACAAGCCTAATGTTTGAAAAACCACCAAACATGTAATCACCACAACGGTAATACGCAACAGCTTAAAAATTGCGCTAATCGTGGTTTGATCCGCCTTGGTTTCTATTTTTCCTTTAAGAATTTGGTTTTCACGGATACGAATCAAACGCATGACAAACCAAGCAAAAAACACAGCAGAAGAAACAACATATAAATGCTGTAACTTTGGAAGTAACTTAACGTCAAACTCGCACTGAATCACAAATAAGAAATACACAACAACACATAACAACACGCCATAATAAAGTGGCGTTTCGAGTGCACCGACCACCGCATCATCAAATAAGTTTCTTGTATAGCTCGCTTTAACTTTTAGTTTTTTTATGACGGCCTTAGCAACAAAGTAAGCAATACCACCTAATAACAGGCCAACAAGCCCTTGCACCCACCAAATTGTTAAAAGTTCAAGCCACTGCTCTGTTTGCAACATAATCACTCCAACTCTGACAATAATGCCAAGGCATTCATATACATTTGTTTATTTTCACTTAGCGACACGACAGGCCTGTAGCCACTTAGGTTAAGCGGTAGTAGATCTAAGTTTTTTAAAGCATCTAAGATTTCAACTGACGCCTGCGAATGATTACACGCTAATAATACGTCACAACCTGCATGAATAGCCGCTTGCGCTCTTTGCTGGTAGCCACCTTTTACCGCGGCACCTGCCATACTTAAATCATCACTGACAATTCTGCCATTAAAACCCAGTTGTTTTTTCAATATATCTTGCAACCAAATTTTTGAAAAACCAGCAGGCTCGCTATCAACTTTTTCATAAACCACATGAGCGGGCATCATCCAATCAATCTTGGGCAATAATTGCTTAAAAGGCTGAAGGTCTTGTTTTTCAATCTCATCGAAGCTGCGCTCGTCAATTGGACAGGCGATATGGCTATCCAAATTCACCCAGCCATGACCAGGAAAGTGCTTGGCTACCACTGCAAATCCCATTTCTTTCAAACCTAACATAAAGCTATTTGCCAGTGTTTGAAGCACATTTTTATCATCACAAAAACTTCGATCGCCAATAACGTCATTACGGCCGTAATTGATATCGAGTACAGGGGCATAGGTTAAATCAACCCCTACTTCTTGTAACTCATACGCTAAAACAACCGCAGCAGCTTGAGCCAACTGAATGGCTTTTTGAGGGGACTGTTCATATACCGCACCAATCGCGCCCATGGCTGGAACACGAGTAAAGCCCTCGCGAAAGCGTTGTACCCTACCACCTTCGTGATCCACGGTAATTAACAGCTGTGGATTGATGGATTTAATTTCTTTGATTAATTCAATCAGCTGGTCACGACTTTTAAAGTGCCGTGAGAATAAAATCAGACCACCTAAAAATTCATGTTTGAGCCAAAGCTTTTCTTCCTCGGTGAGTATACAGCCCTGTATGTCTGTTATGAGTGTTACTTGCACTTAAACCTCTATCATCACGGGGCAACCCACTGGCACCCAATCAAACAATGTTACAACATCCGTATTGCGCATACGCACACAGCCATGGCTTTTAGGAACTCCCATGGGCTCACTATCGGGTGTGCCATGAATGTAAATATACCTTGCCATTGAATCCACACCACCTAAGCGGTTCACACCTACTTCTTGCCCGCAAAGCCATAAAATACGGGACAAAATCCAATCACGTTTCGGGAACTGCTGCGCTAGTTTTTCTGAATAAATTTCGCCTGTGGCACGGCGAGCAACAAATACTGCATTAAGGGGCTCAGAGCCTCCAATTTTTGCACGAATATAATGTTTACCAACTGGGGTTTTACCT encodes the following:
- a CDS encoding NADH:ubiquinone reductase (Na(+)-transporting) subunit B, translated to MGLKSFIESLEPHFTKGGKFEKMYPLYEAIDTGLYSPPSVTNNTSHVRDGIDLKRIMITVWLCCFPAMFFGMWNIGFQANNALDGMGVAEIEGWRGAVISMLAGYDANSIWDNLIFGATYFLPIYAVTFIVGGFWEVLFATIRGHEVNEGFFVTSILFALICPPNIPLWQVALGISFGVVIGKEIFGGTGKNFLNPALTGRAFLFFAYPAQISGDAVWTAVDGFSGATPLGLASTGGIDAVVASGVTWFDAFAGTIQGSIGETSTIAILIGGAVLLVMGIASWRIVAGVMIGMVALSTLFNFIGSDTNTMFAMPWYWHLAIGGFAFGMIFMATDPVSASMTNTGKYFFGALIGVMVVLIRVINPAFPEGMMLAILFANLFAPLIDHFVVQANIKRRVARNVG
- a CDS encoding Na(+)-translocating NADH-quinone reductase subunit A translates to MINIKKGLDLPIAGQPEQTITKGNDVSRVALVGFDYVGMKPTMLVQVGDKVKKGQLLFTDKKNEGVQYTAPASGTVVEINRGKRRVFESLVIEVEGNEEVTYSHFSASELSSLTRQQVESQLIESGLWTAIRTRPFSKAPAPESDVSSIFVSTLDTNPLAADPAIVIAEQKEAFANGLAVLSCLSKKVFVTKSPAASIPVGKAQVVDVKGPHPAGLVGTHIHHLDPVSATKTVWHVGYQDVIAIGQLFTEGKINTDRVISLAGPQVSKPRLIRTRVGACLTELLANELNAGENRVISGSVFGGRTAVGPTAYLGRFANQVSVLAEGRERYLLHYLRAGIDRHSVKNIYLSKLLPKKLLNFTTSTNGSERAMVPVGAYEKIMPLDILPTQLLRALIVEDMDSAISLGALELDEEDLALCTYVCSGKYEYGPILRGNLERIEKEA
- a CDS encoding glyceraldehyde-3-phosphate dehydrogenase, encoding MSQDVREASLSDWTLREETAESMIPLIGGLYRKNNVVLSVYGRPIINRSVIDILKAHRFVRQVEKEELSVQETYPVITILKEMGVKSCHIDIGKMAVNFRKEGNGASLEDFVKAQLIELTAQEMTDAEGKDVVLYGFGRIGRLLARIMVEKAGGGTGMRLRAIVVRKGKGDDLVKRASLLRRDSIHGSFKGTIQVDEENSALIVNGTYINIIYAGNPTEIDYTQYGIKDALLIDNTGVWRDADGLGQHAACNGISRVLLTAPGKGDIKNIVYGVNHADMKAEDTILSAASCTTNAITPVLKALNDQYGVECGHVETVHSYTNDQNLIDNYHSGDRRGRAAALNMVITETGAASAVAKALPELKGKLTGNAIRVPTPNVSMAILSLTLNKEVSREDLNAFLRDTSLHSPLQKQIDYVASPEVVSSDFVGNRCAGIVDGEATIVSGNRVNVYVWYDNEYGYSCQVVRIAEQLCGVDYPAYPLVK
- the mfd gene encoding transcription-repair coupling factor gives rise to the protein MAANPPLPSKSGDILSWGNIQGSHLAHAIADSAKSYTGLTIVVANNSSESQRLTEEIRYFFQGEVFNLPDWETLPYDYFSPHQDIISERLSTLVKLPQAKNSILVIPALSLQLKLPPVNYILGHSFTIKVSQTLNLDELKPRLISAGYQAVDGVFEHGEFCVRGAILDIFPMGSDQPFRIELFDDEVESIRWFNAETQRSTETTQSIELLPAKEVPLDKSGIRTFKQRWFDFFECDPKESPLYIDVTKQIAPGGIEYYLPLFFEETATIFDYLPLDCQLVFNQDLEKSLQHNWKDIEHRYEERRHDIRHPVLPPNEIYLNDNQTFAQFKHYGRIKTFQENIKEQTGHYNFSPPQLPSLQVNHKQDNPLEALENFLMENNETVVFCVESAGRREALLELLERINISPQVIDSWFDLNEHEFEFAITTAPIEDSFFSQTLNAWLISENALFGERIRQSRRQKQEKDQSENVIRNLTELTMGAAVVHIDHGVGRYRGMQTIEVDGDATEFVMLEYADQAKLYVPVSSLHLISRYSGADTDMAPMHKLGTEKWSAQRRKALEKIRDTAAELLEIYAKREAKPGHGFSFPRDDYEIFKSDFPFEETVDQKTAINAVITDMMKANPMDRLVCGDVGFGKTEVALRAAFIAVQNGMQVAVLVPTTLLAQQHFETFSDRFADWPIKVEGLSRFKTGQAKTKSLQMLEDGSADIVIGTHKLLQGDVKFKNLGLLIIDEEHRFGVQQKEKVKALRAEIDILTMTATPIPRTLNMAMSGVRDLSIIATPPARRLAVKTFVKIWDEHLIKEAVLREILRGGQVYFLHNEVKTIDKAAEDLAKLIPEARIGVSHGQMSERQLESVMGDFYHKRFNVLMCTTIIETGIDIPNANTIIIERADKFGLAQLHQLRGRVGRSHHQAYAYLLAPQEKKVSKDAEKRLDAITNAQDLGAGFMLATHDLEIRGAGELLGEEQSGHIQNVGFSLYMELLDRAVEAIKEGRELSLDNPTENQAEINLRIPALIPEDYLPDVHNRLILYKRIANAKDKHELKDLQVEMIDRFGLLPQQVKYLFQVTELKFKLASLGIVKLDAGDSQGRMEFGPQTSIDPYTMVRMVQTKPASYKLDGSNAFKFIFDMPDAQTRFSTINHVLDLLSQPGTP
- a CDS encoding CsiV family protein; this encodes MIIRLLLIFITISSSAFAEDETPVKEARWYKINLTLFQQKPDSHLDESFKFTPLPLNMADVIELKSARPLPLANSGMNASLAFHHENANNLAFTEQTIDQDWADKMSKLDPVNQPILYNAQWQQPVYDQKHSLPIYIESSIQQLGVPQLKGLFYLHVSRYLHSKIDLQFIPENANTPTQLISFQESRRMRSKEIHYIDHPLVGAIIRILPVEHPLKLKEQQNVPQNNQPALDSALNVRL
- a CDS encoding S-methyl-5'-thioinosine phosphorylase; amino-acid sequence: MNITLPLTALIGGTGLTQYPGLTISHEKNVETDLGQTSSPLVFGELFGQPVVFLARHGHPHKLPPHKVNYRANLLALKQAGVSEIIAVNAVGGITEGMDAQAICIPDQIIDYTHGREDTFFDGVYKPLDHVDFTHPYDPVLSEKLYKAAQSKNIDVQKGGVYAATQGPRLETIAEINRLEKDGCDVVGMTGMPEAVLARELNIAYASLSLVVNKAAGKSDELITMDDIRNVLDQGMHRVQVIIAGFLENK
- a CDS encoding mechanosensitive ion channel family protein; its protein translation is MLQTEQWLELLTIWWVQGLVGLLLGGIAYFVAKAVIKKLKVKASYTRNLFDDAVVGALETPLYYGVLLCVVVYFLFVIQCEFDVKLLPKLQHLYVVSSAVFFAWFVMRLIRIRENQILKGKIETKADQTTISAIFKLLRITVVVITCLVVFQTLGLSVSGIIAFGGVGGAAVAFASKDLLANFFGGLMVYLDKPFAVGDWVRSPDRNIEGTVENIGWRVTRIRTFDKRPLYVPNSVFTQVSIENPSRMSHRRIYETIGVRYSDFSQVSAICEKVEDLLKNHQDIDESQTLMVNFNRFADSSLEFFIYCFTHTTNWQVFHSIKQDVLFKVGEIILEQGAEIAFPSRSIYMENKVPVVNVQEKFEKV